In the genome of Pseudonocardia cypriaca, the window GAGGTGCTCCGGCGGGATGCGCCACAGCTCCTTGGCGCGCACACGGGGTGGGAACCGGCCGGCGAGCTTCGCCCGGTCGATCAGCCACTCGGGCTGGGCGTAGCTTCCGACCAGGGACGTCGGCAGCAGCGGCAACGACACGGGTGCCTCCTCATAGATCGATACCATCGACTTCGTGAGCACACTTCCCGCTGAGCTCCGGGACCTGATCGAGTCCGGCCCGCTGGCCCACCTGAGCACCATCAACCCCGACGGCAGCCCCCAGGTGAGCGTCATCTGGATCGGCCTGGACGGCGACGGGATCGTGTCCGGCCACATGAACCACTACGCGAAGCTGCGCAACATCGAACGCGACCCGCGGGTCGTGCTGTCGTTCGACGCACCCCGCGATCCCAGCGTGGTCCTGAACCCGTACGCCGTGCTGCGCGCACGGGCCACCGTGGAACCCAGCGACGAGGCGTGGGACCTGCTCGACCGCCTCACGAAGATCTACATGTCGCCCGACGACCAGTTCCCCGCACCGAAGGGCCCTGGCTACGTCGTGCGGTACGAGGTGGAGCGCATCGGCGGCGTCGGTCCCTGGACGAGCTCCCACTAGCACCTCAGGACGATCCGGCCGGCAGCGCCGCCCCCGGCCTGCCGCTGCCAGGCCGCGCCCACCTCGGCGAGTGGCATCACCTCGTGCGCGACGGCGAGCGCGCCCCGCGCGGCGTGCTCCGCGACGACCGTCACGGCGGCGGCGCGCTGCTCGCGCGTGAGGGCGTTGTTGGTGTAGCCGAGCAGGCGAAGCGACTTGCCGCGCAGCGTTGACGAGTTGATCGGGCAGGTCTCCGAGGCGGAGCTGCCGAGGTTCACCAGCCGGCCGTGGGGGCGCAGGGCGCGGGCCGCCGCGGCCGCCGGTGCGCCGTACAGGGGGTCGAGCACGAGGTCGACGGGTCCGTCGGCGGCGGCGGTGAACCGCCGGGCGAGCTCGCCGACGTCGTCGGTGTCCAGCGCCACGACGGCATCGGCACCGGCCTTCCCGGCCCGCGCCTGCGCGGCCTGCGACCGTGCGCCCGCGATCACACGGCGGGCGCCCGCGGCGCGGGCCAGCTGGACGGCGGCCTGCCCGACCACTCCCCCGGCTGCGAGCACGATCACCTGCTCGCCGGGCGCCAGCTCGCCGCGCCAGGTGAGGGCCATGTGCGCGGCGACGGCCGACAGCCCGAGGGCCGCGATCTCCACCGGGTCGACGCCCGCGGGCAGCGGGACGAGGTCCGCCTCGGGCACGGCGGCCCGCTCGGCCATGCTGCCGTCTCCCGGAGCCATCCCGGCGGACATCGGGAACCACACCACGCGGTCCCCGGCCCGCCCCACGCCCTGCACGCCCGGGACGTACGGGGTGGCCGGCTTCCCGAAGTACGACGTGCCGGTGGCGCACAGCAGGTCGAGCGGGGTGATCGGCGCGGCCAGCACGTCCACCAGCACGTGACCGTCGGGGGCTGCGGGCGGCTCCCGGTCGGCCACCACCGGCGGCCGGCCGCACTCGACGACCTGGGCAGCCCTCACGTGGCGATGTCCGGGTAGGGCAGGGAGAAGTGGGCGAGCTTGCGCGCGTACTCCTTCTGGAACCCGAGCGGCTCGTCGTGGTCGCGCTCGAACATCGCGATGAACAGCGTCAACGTCAGGAACGGGTGCGCACCCAGCTCGAACAGCTTCGGGTAGTCGTGCGCCGCGAGGGCCTGGCGCTCCTCGTCGTCGAAGGCGAGCCACGTGCTCTTCTCGGCGGCGAGGCAGTTCAGGATCCGGTTGGCCTCCTCCGCCTCCCACCAAGCCACGGTGCCCACGGGATCGGTGCGGTAGCGCTCGACGAGGTCCGGGTCGCGGTCGACGGTGAACAGAAACTTGTCCAGCAGGTACTTGCTCATCGCACTCCCTCGCTGCGCTCGGTCGGGCGCTTCGCGAATGCGCTGTGTGGGATTGTTCGCTCGCTACGCTCGCTCACTTCGAACCCCCCGGATACCAGGTGAAGTAGGCCTCCATCGTGTGGAACAGGTCGTAGGTGTCGACGTAGTCGGCCTTCTGCCCCTCGCCCGCCACACCCATCATCAGCATGAAGTCCATGAACCCGTGGGTGGCGTTGCCCGGGGCGTGCAAGCTGTCCAGGGTGACCTCGGCGAGGCAACCCTCGATGTCACCCGAGGAGATCCACTCCACCGCCCTCTGGTCGAACTGCGGATCCGGCCCGTGCGGGCCGAACTGACGCGGCCCACCCAGCTCCAACGACAGGTGCCCGGTACCGATCACCGCGACCCGCTGCTCGGACGGCCACGACTCCACCAGCTCCCGGATCGCGCGCCCCAGCTGCACGAACCGCTTCGGCTGCGGCAGCGGCGGCGCGAAGATGTTCGTGTACACCGGCACGATCGGCAGATCCGCCTCCGGCCGCAGCGTGATGATCGGACACGTGATCGAGTGATCGATCCGCAGCTCGTTGGAGAACGCCAGATCGAACCCGGCATCCAGGCCCTCACGCAGGATGTAGGCCGACAGGTCCTCCTGCCCCTTCAAGACCATGCGCGGCAGGCCGAACTCGCGTTCCTCGTTGTACCAGTTGGCGTCATACACCGGCGCCTTACCCACCAGGAACTGCGGCATGTTGTCCAACCACAACTGGTGAAAATGATCGGACCCGACCATCACCAGCACATCGGGCCGGGCCCGGGTGAGCGTCTCCCGGAACGCCTCCACCTTGCGCACCCACTCGTCCGCGAACGGCGGCCGGTCCTCACCGGTCGAAGTACTGGCGCGGTAGTAGAAGGGATGGTGGGTCGAGGCGATCACCGCCACCAGCTCAGCCACGGGGGCCTCCCGGCTCGTAGGGATCGGGCGCGACGGACCGGTTGTTCAGGTCCACCGACAGGAAGATGTCGTTCGCCACGGGGTGGCGCAGCTCCTCGGCGAGCTGGCCGATGAGCCCGGCGGTACGCGCGAGCAGGGCGAACCCGCGCAGCAGCTCGAGCGGCAGGCCGAGGTCGGCGAGCGCCGCACCGCAGACGCCCGCACCGTTGAGCGGGAGCGTGCGGCCCAGCACCTCCGGGTGGACGCGGCCGATCGCGGCGAACAGCTGCAGGTGCGGCCCGAACAGGCCCTCCTCGCGGGCGATCTGCATCAACCTCGGGGTGCGTGGGTCGCCGTTCTTGTGCACGTGGTGGCCGAGCCCCGGCACGAACCTCTTCGCGGCGCGCTGGTCCCGGACGGTCTGCAGCGCGACCGCGTCCCAGCCGGCTTCGTCGGTGGGCAGCTCGTCGAGGCCGGTGAGCACGTCGTGCAGGAAGCGCCCGGTGTCCTCGGTGACCCCGAGGAACCGCGACCCGCCGCCGAGCAGCCCGGCCGCGAGCGCGCCCTGCACGGAGTCCGGCGCCGACAGGTAGGTGAGCCGCGTGACGATCGCGGTCGGCGTGTAGCCGTGGTCGGCGAGCGCCGCGAGGACGGCCTCGAACACCCGCGCCTCGCCCTTCGTGGGGCGCCGCTGGGTGGCCAGCCAGAACGCGAGCTCGCCGAACCCGACGTTGCCCATGACGTCCTCGGCCAGGTCCTGGCCGAGGAGCGTGATCTTCGTCAGGCTGGACGCCCCCAGGGCGGTCCGGTACTCAGGCATGCGTCTCATCCTGCGGAGTCGAGAGCCATTTGCGCAGCTCCGAGCCGTGCTCGTCCAGCTCGGGCGGGGGCAGGCGGTAGCCGGCCGGGGTGGCGGAGAACCGGATCGGGTGCCGGGTGGTGGGCATGGCCCGCTCCCCCTCCCCCGCCTGGACGACCGGGTCGAGCCCGAAGCGCTCCGCCATCGCGAAGCCGCCGTCGATCGTCTGGATCGGCCCGCACGGCACCCCCACGGCCACCAGCGCCTCGAACCACTCCACCGCGCCCCGCTGCGCCAGCCGCTCGACCAGCATCGGGCGCAGCTCCTCCCGGTTGGCTGTGCGGTCGACGTTGCGGGCGAACCGCGGGTCGTCGGCCACCTCCGCGATGCCGAGCACCTCGCACAGCTTGCGGAACTGCCGGTCGTTGGCCGCGGCGATGATGATGTCGTCGTCGGCCGTGGGCAGCGGCTCGTACGGGAACACGCTCGGGTGCGCGTTGCCCATCCGGAACGGCACCGTTCCCCCGGCCACGTAGGCCGAGCTGTGGTTGACCAGCCCGGTGAGCGCCGAGGAGAGCAGGTTGACCTCGACGAGCTGACCCTCGCCCGACCGGTCGCGGTGGCGCAGCGCGGCGAGGATGCCGATCAGCGCGTGGTTGCCGGCCATCACGTCGAACACCGAGATCCCGGCCCGGTACGGCGGGCCGTCGGGGTCTCCGGTGAGGCTCATCAGGCCCGACATCGCCTGGACCATCAGGTCGTAGCCGGGCACGTGGCTGCCCTTCCCGGCACCGAAACCGGTGATCGAGCTGTAGATCACGCCGGGGTTCGTGGCCCGCACCGCGTCGTAGTCGAGGCCGTACCGGGCGAGGCCGCCGGGCTTGAAGTTCTCGATCAGCACGTCGGCGCGCCGGGCCAGCTCCCTCGCCACCTCGGCGTCGGCCTCGTCGCGCAGGTCGAGCGCGATGGAGCGCTTCCCGCGGTTGATGCCGAGGTAGTAGGTGGAGACGCCGTCGTGCTCCGGCGGGATCCACGTGCGCGTGTCGTCGCCCGCCGGGCCCTCGACCTTGATGACGTCGGCGCCCATGTCGGCCAGCAGCATCGTGGCGTACGGGCCGGCCAGGATGCGGGAGAAGTCCGCGACCAGGATCCCGGCCAGCGGTCCCGCCGCGTTCTCGGCCATCCACCCACCTTCCGTCCGTACAACGGACATGCGTCCGTCAACGGATCCTTTCGCGGGGCGCGGGCGTCCGTCAACCCGTCAGGAGGCGTTGACCGCCACGTGCGGGACGGTGTCGAGGCGCGCGAAGTCGGCGCTGATCTCCCCCGCGGTCTGCAGCAGCAGCGGGAGGTGGTGTTCGAGGAGGCGCTCGACCGAGGTCTCCGCGGCGTGGCAGTTCACGTTGATGCCCGCGATCACCCGGCCCGAGCCGTCGCGCAGCGGTGCGGCGATCGACCGGATGCCCAGCGCGAGCTGCTCGTCGGTGAGCGCCCACCCGCGGGCCCGCACCTCGCGCAGCACGGCGTCGCGTTCGGAGCGGTCGGGCTGCCAGCGCGGGACGAGGCCCGAGCGCGTCGGTTCGGCGAGCACGCGGTCCAGCTCGTCCGGCGGCAGCGCGGCGAGCTGGACCTTGCCCAACGACGTCGGCAGGGCCGGGAACCGGGTGCCGATCTGCACGGCCAACGCCACGATCTTCGGGACGGCCACGCGGGCGACGTAGACGATGTCCGAGCCGTCGAGCTGGGCGATGGAGCAGGACTCGTTGGTGCGCGAGACGAGCCGCTCCAGATGCGGGCGCGCGACCTCCCACAGCCCCATCGACCGCACGTACGACACCCCGAGCTCCAGCACGCGGGGCGTGAGCGAGTAACCCCGCTCCGCGGTGCGGACGTAGCCGAGCTCCTCGAGCGTCAGCAGGATCCGGCGGGCGGTCGGGCGGGCGAGGCCGGTGGCGGTTGCCACCTCGGCGAGCGTCATCGCGGGGCGCCCCGGACGGAAGGCGGTGATGACCTCCAGCCCGCGGGCCAGCGCCTCGATGAAGTCGGGACCGGTCCCTGCGCGTGGCATCGCACGAGCGTAACCGCCCTGTCCGCGAGACGGACAGTCGCGGGACGGGGATGGTCGATCAGAGAGCGGATTGACACCGCGCCGGACCTGCACGAAGCTCCGCGTCCAAGGACGACCGGCACACGGACGTCCGTCCGCTGCAAAGGAGCACCTGGTGACGCACGAGCCCACTCCGGTCGTCCTGCGGGGCGGCACGGTCCTCACCGTCGACGCCGACCACCGGGTGCTCCCGGGCCACGACGTGCTGGTGACCGGCGGGACCATCGCCGAGATCGGCCCGGGGCTCGCGGTGCCCGAGGGCACCATCGAGATCGACGCCGGCGGCGGCATCGTCATGCCCGGGATGATCGACACCCACCGGCACATGTGGCAGACCGCGATGCGCGGCTACGGCGCGGACTGGACGCTCACGCAGTACTTCGTCTGGTACTACCTCGAGTGGGGCAAGATCTTCCGGCCCGAGGACGTGCACGCGGGGAACCTGCTGTCCGCGATCGAGGCGATCGACGCCGGCGTCACCACCACCGTGGACTGGTCGCACGGGCTGCAGACCCCCGAGCACGCCGACGCAGCCGTCGACGCCCTGGCGGCCGTCCCCGGACGGTTCGTACTGGCCTACGGCAACCTCCAGGACGCGCCCGCGAACTGGACGGCCTCACCCGGCTTCCGCGACTTCGTGACCCGCCGCTTCCCGAACGGGCGCGGCGACGACATGCTCGGGTTCCAGCTCGCGTTCGACGTCCTCGGCGACCCGGCCTTCCCGGAGAAGCCCGCGTTCGAGGTGGCCCGCGAGCTGGGCGTGCCGGTCACCACCCACGCCGGGGTGTGGGGCGCCACCGGCGACGACGGCATCAGGCTCATGCACGAGAACGGCTTCATGACCCCCGAGACCGTCTACGTGCACTCCGCATCGCTGTCTCCCGACTCCTACCACCGCATCGCCGCGACCGGCGGCTCCGTCTCGGTGGCCACCGAGAGCGAGCAGAGCGCGGGCCAGGGCTACCCGCCCACGTGGGCGCTGCGGGCCTACGGCATCCCGGTGTCGCTGTCGATGGACACCTCG includes:
- a CDS encoding PPOX class F420-dependent oxidoreductase, translating into MSTLPAELRDLIESGPLAHLSTINPDGSPQVSVIWIGLDGDGIVSGHMNHYAKLRNIERDPRVVLSFDAPRDPSVVLNPYAVLRARATVEPSDEAWDLLDRLTKIYMSPDDQFPAPKGPGYVVRYEVERIGGVGPWTSSH
- a CDS encoding quinone oxidoreductase family protein; this encodes MRAAQVVECGRPPVVADREPPAAPDGHVLVDVLAAPITPLDLLCATGTSYFGKPATPYVPGVQGVGRAGDRVVWFPMSAGMAPGDGSMAERAAVPEADLVPLPAGVDPVEIAALGLSAVAAHMALTWRGELAPGEQVIVLAAGGVVGQAAVQLARAAGARRVIAGARSQAAQARAGKAGADAVVALDTDDVGELARRFTAAADGPVDLVLDPLYGAPAAAAARALRPHGRLVNLGSSASETCPINSSTLRGKSLRLLGYTNNALTREQRAAAVTVVAEHAARGALAVAHEVMPLAEVGAAWQRQAGGGAAGRIVLRC
- a CDS encoding extradiol ring-cleavage dioxygenase; protein product: MAELVAVIASTHHPFYYRASTSTGEDRPPFADEWVRKVEAFRETLTRARPDVLVMVGSDHFHQLWLDNMPQFLVGKAPVYDANWYNEEREFGLPRMVLKGQEDLSAYILREGLDAGFDLAFSNELRIDHSITCPIITLRPEADLPIVPVYTNIFAPPLPQPKRFVQLGRAIRELVESWPSEQRVAVIGTGHLSLELGGPRQFGPHGPDPQFDQRAVEWISSGDIEGCLAEVTLDSLHAPGNATHGFMDFMLMMGVAGEGQKADYVDTYDLFHTMEAYFTWYPGGSK
- a CDS encoding citryl-CoA lyase, which gives rise to MPEYRTALGASSLTKITLLGQDLAEDVMGNVGFGELAFWLATQRRPTKGEARVFEAVLAALADHGYTPTAIVTRLTYLSAPDSVQGALAAGLLGGGSRFLGVTEDTGRFLHDVLTGLDELPTDEAGWDAVALQTVRDQRAAKRFVPGLGHHVHKNGDPRTPRLMQIAREEGLFGPHLQLFAAIGRVHPEVLGRTLPLNGAGVCGAALADLGLPLELLRGFALLARTAGLIGQLAEELRHPVANDIFLSVDLNNRSVAPDPYEPGGPRG
- a CDS encoding CaiB/BaiF CoA transferase family protein, which gives rise to MAENAAGPLAGILVADFSRILAGPYATMLLADMGADVIKVEGPAGDDTRTWIPPEHDGVSTYYLGINRGKRSIALDLRDEADAEVARELARRADVLIENFKPGGLARYGLDYDAVRATNPGVIYSSITGFGAGKGSHVPGYDLMVQAMSGLMSLTGDPDGPPYRAGISVFDVMAGNHALIGILAALRHRDRSGEGQLVEVNLLSSALTGLVNHSSAYVAGGTVPFRMGNAHPSVFPYEPLPTADDDIIIAAANDRQFRKLCEVLGIAEVADDPRFARNVDRTANREELRPMLVERLAQRGAVEWFEALVAVGVPCGPIQTIDGGFAMAERFGLDPVVQAGEGERAMPTTRHPIRFSATPAGYRLPPPELDEHGSELRKWLSTPQDETHA
- a CDS encoding IclR family transcriptional regulator domain-containing protein, with translation MPRAGTGPDFIEALARGLEVITAFRPGRPAMTLAEVATATGLARPTARRILLTLEELGYVRTAERGYSLTPRVLELGVSYVRSMGLWEVARPHLERLVSRTNESCSIAQLDGSDIVYVARVAVPKIVALAVQIGTRFPALPTSLGKVQLAALPPDELDRVLAEPTRSGLVPRWQPDRSERDAVLREVRARGWALTDEQLALGIRSIAAPLRDGSGRVIAGINVNCHAAETSVERLLEHHLPLLLQTAGEISADFARLDTVPHVAVNAS
- a CDS encoding amidohydrolase family protein, whose protein sequence is MTHEPTPVVLRGGTVLTVDADHRVLPGHDVLVTGGTIAEIGPGLAVPEGTIEIDAGGGIVMPGMIDTHRHMWQTAMRGYGADWTLTQYFVWYYLEWGKIFRPEDVHAGNLLSAIEAIDAGVTTTVDWSHGLQTPEHADAAVDALAAVPGRFVLAYGNLQDAPANWTASPGFRDFVTRRFPNGRGDDMLGFQLAFDVLGDPAFPEKPAFEVARELGVPVTTHAGVWGATGDDGIRLMHENGFMTPETVYVHSASLSPDSYHRIAATGGSVSVATESEQSAGQGYPPTWALRAYGIPVSLSMDTSVWWSADLFSAMRTTLGADRSREHLEAHAKGDTVTHSSLRAAQVVEWATLGGARALGRDDRLGSVEVGKLADLVLLKNDQSPVMFPLLHPHGHVAFQAQRADVHTVLVNGRIVKTDHRLVGVDLAAARHQAERTVEYLRAQLGEEAWEQGMHPDVPASGVLENPYMYSDYRRTDAQEVQ